The Oncorhynchus gorbuscha isolate QuinsamMale2020 ecotype Even-year linkage group LG06, OgorEven_v1.0, whole genome shotgun sequence sequence AGGTGTCTCCCAATTAACCTACACCGAGGGGATGCAGAAACAATACTGGACTCTGAAATACTATTATTTTGTTTATGGCAGGGAAGAAAAGCCTTGGGAGTCTTCTACAAAAAAGCCTTTTACAACCCTGAACATGACAACTAGGCAGGTGAGGTTCCTCCCCCTTCTGCCTCATCTCATGTTGGGCCCAGGGCCCACAGAGCTGGGGTGGGACTGCAACTCTGTCCCACGATGCAGGTCAACTGCCCTCTCGATCACATGGATTTGGTTACATAACATATGTAAGACTGTACCATTAAGTTGGGAATGACAAATCTACACTTGCTCATACATACAAGCAACCCAAAACAAAAAGTTCCACACATTTGCTTAAATGTCTCATAAAACATGTAACAATTAGGCACAAATCCTTTTGTAAATTTGTAGTTTGTTAGGCTTCTGTCTTTCACAGAGCACCTCTCGGCAGTGTTTTAAGTCCCATTTGTGGCCGGACACTAGTACTCCGGTGATCCATCATGTTACGGAAGCAAAAAAAACATGTATAAAAAAGAAAAAAGTACAAGGTTCTTCACATTTGCGCTGGTAGTCATGGTCAGGAGTGCGGCAAATTGGCTGTGTCAGTTTTGGCAGTATGCATGTGTGGATAagggtgtgtgaatgtgtgtcttGAAACTGAATTATGACAATACACAGACACATCAGTATATGTACACACTGAGAAGAATGGGTGGAAGAAGAGATCAAGGCCACATCTTCCGAGAGCCAAAGGAATTCCACCAGATCTGCAAAGGAAAATACAATAGTGTCACGTCTTCTAAAATTGAAAGCACTACAATTACTGACAAAGATGAAATATGGATGAAGAGATACCTACCTGGTATTACATATGGCTGACTGGGTTATGGCCATCTCCCCCCATGCCAGGGTGGCCTCCTGAGAGCTGCATGGGGGACTCCCCCACCACCCCAGAGACTTTCTCCTCCTCCCGTCGCTTCAGACACGCTGCTTTAGGGTTCAGGTTGCGTTCTGACAGGAGGGCAGGGAATATGAGTTTACATTGCATACAAGTCATTTATCCAACCGTCCACTGTGCTATAAAAACTATCCTTTATTAAAGAGACACATAAAACAGATTTTTCTGGTGTGAAAAATAGCTGGATGAAATATTCGGGATGGTTCTCGATGGTCCACTGAGAAAATAATATACACAGGGGACAAAGTAATACAGAGGTCAACATGTAAAAAGTGACAATACAAGAGATCTGGCCACAGTAGCCCTGCGTTACCTCTGACTTGCTGCTCCAGGTTGAGAATGACGTTGACGGCTTGATGCAGGATGAGCAGTTTGGTCTGAGGTTTGTCGTTGCTGAGGTGCAGCTGGCACATGCGGCCCAGCTCCTTGAAAGCCTCGTTGATGTCTCGCACTCGCAGCCGCTCGCGGGCGTTGTTGGCCACTCGCCGCTCTTTCTCACGCTCTACCTTTACCTCAGGAGGAAGGTCCTCGTCATCCTCATCCTCTTGACTAGAAGGCGGAAGACACGGAGAGGAATGAAGCCACGGGAGGACGGCACTCACAAACCAAGCAACTAGACTTTCAAAGAGTTGGGCCGCATGTGCCAGCTGCACCTCAGCAAAACATGCGAAGCAGCATAGACACCTACGCATTTAGCTGTCATTCTAAAAGAATCCTGGGTAGCACCAGGAAGTTATGTAGTTCTGAAAGTAAATGTATTAAAAGGAAGCTCCAGATACATTGTTAAGTCATACAATTGATCCGAATAGAAACATTTAATTTAGTCAAGACTAGGAAAAATAAGTTACCAATTGCAGTGAAACGCATTATAAGACTATTTGGTAAAAATACTAAATAATAATGATTTATCCCACATGGGTTGGAAATGTTGTTATCTTTTACCATTATGCTATTCAATGTTGCTTTGTTTGTCTATTACCATCAAACCAAATGAAAATGTATGTGCTAGGCTTTGCAGAACGGTATTTTTTGATATACAGTATTGGCTCCCCAATTGTGTGCTTTCAGCACACAAAGCACTATGGCCTATGGATGGAGAGACTTACTCATCTCCCGGGTCTGACAGGCCTGAGAGGCCAGAGAGGATCTGGAGGGTCAACGCCTCCTTTCTGAAAACAATGGGACATGAGGGGAGGGCATTACACAACTAGCTACCAATTCAATTAGTGACCAACTCAACTAACACAGCTAACTAGCAGTTGAAATTGTGCATCTACATCAGGGCTAATGTCATGCATTCCTCCTCGTATTTCTTTCACTAACATAATTTTACAACATTTCCACCTATGTGGGATAAAATCTTCTACAGTATGTTCATCAACCAATGGTAATACACAGGAATGCATTATCTGACCGTTGCCATTGTCAGTAGTCGGGGTGGGAGACGGTTGGTGATCACCTACCTTGCTCTGATGCGTTTGGTTTCTTTCTTCTCGTCCTCAGACTTGTCAGCGATGGAGTTCTCGTCGTCCTCCTTGTCCTCCCGCTTGATGTCCGAGCCACTGGACGAGTGTGTGGAGCGGGCCACACTTCCTGGCAGACCTGTGTTGCAGCACAGAAATGCACCTTCAGTATGTCCGATTTAGAGAACAATTAAGTAGCCCCATTATCTTAACGGCTTGTTTTATACATTAAATCAGGGAACAGGAGTAAAGGTCACAGGTCATGTGGGGGATGAGCAGTGAATCAGAGTGTGTGACTCACTGGTGAAGCCCTCTGGTTGTCCAGTGGACTGTGGGGGTCCGGAGGCGTGGTGACCGTGCAGCAGGGTACTGCTGGGAGGAAGGCCTGTGGGCTCCTCCTGGTGGTTCCCTCCCTGGAGAACAGTAACAAAACATGAgacaaacacaacatgcaacgCGATGGCAAAAGCTTTATTAAATCTGTTGCTTGGAAAGTTCAATACAAATCATCATCATAATCTCTAATGTAAGACAACAGGGGGCTAAGTCTTGGAGTCCGAGGGTGTGTTCACCATGGTAGGGTGTCTGTTGCTGAGGGCAAGGCCAGCATTGGAGAAGGCCTGAGAGAGACCTCCCAGGCCACCGTTGTGTACAGAGGACACAGCGCTCAGCAGGCTGTGCATGTCAGAGTGGGCTCCTCCTCCCAGGCCGGGAGGGCCTTGGACAGCGTGGCTACGCAGCACGTGGATGGCCTCCTCCAGGCGGTCCTCCATTTTGTTCTGCTGCAAGGAGACAGATGTACAGGGAAAATCTCAGTCACTATGTTGACTACTATACGATCACGTCAAATAATAGATTTTGGAATTATTTGGAGTGAAGAGGGCACACCAGGGCATGCAGTTGCCCTTCATAGTTGGGTGACAGGGCAGACTGCCCTGAAGGTCTTGGCCATTGAGATGCAGCTCCtgcagagagagaatagaagtgCCATATTTACACAGAACATCCTGTCCAACAAAATGACAGCTCTGATTTCCAACAGTAGATGGAGCTCCAGAACCATTTTTTAAGGGCTCCAGAGATCCAGTCAAACCCTTCACTAATACAAGCTACCAAATGCAGATATAATCCAGTATGAATACCTGCAATTCCCTGGGGTGAGCCCACTGGGGTGGAGGGTGTGGAGGAGAAGTTGTTACTGTTGTGGTCCGAGGGGTAGATCTAACCCACACAGGACAAAGTGTCTTTAGACAGTGAACAGCAGAACACTGAAAGAACACAATGCAGTTCAATCAAAAGGTCTgtaggattttttgttgttgagaggATTACTCACCGAAGCGAGAGCCTTCCCAATCTCATCCCCTGAGCTCCCTGCAGTGGTGCCTCTATTGGCTGTGGAGAAACGACAGCTTATTGACCTCACCCATTATTTAAAAGGCAGCAACTACTATATAAAAGGTCTCCAATAAGCTAGTGAGACCACTTTAAAGACAATGTTAAACCGAGGAGCAACACAACATATTTATCAGGAGAAGGACAAGGTAATTGGTTAACAAAATGCACAGTTGTCATGTGAGCCTTTATTGTACCCATGATGCTGTCTGCGCCGTTGATGGAGGATGTGTGGTTGTAGCTCCCAGACCCAGAGTGGAAGCCGGGCGCGAGACTGCCGTTCACCTCACTGCCGTGGAGAGGGTAGTTCTGTGGGGACAGAGGCAGGGGTTGACGCTTCTAGAGGGAAGACAGAACAGCTTGGGTTAGAGCAACTTGTATGGAAGTTGGATTCATCAGAGAGTAGAAATAGCATTTAAAAAAGAACTCAATACAACAGTTACTTGAATGTAAATTTTATGAAATATTACATAGTGTGGGGTTGTCCTCACCATCCTGTCCTGTGGGTTGATGGCAGAGAAGGATCCGGGCTGGCCGATGTGGGGAGAGTTCCCCAGCATGGCAGAGTAGCCAGACTGACCCAAAGGTCCTGAGGAGGCCCAAGGGTCAGAGGAGGGGTGGAGTCCCTCTGTTAACAACAACAGGGTTAGGCAATGGACTTACTCAAACATGACTCACTCCAGTGCATTTGAACTCAAAACACATTTTCATATACCTTAAAATAATTAAGTTAAcataaaaaatagaaaaaaaagagGTTAGACTGTCATCACTCCAGGGCTTAACATAGTTACCTTGCATGTAAAAAGAGCCTGGGTAGACAGAGCCAGGTTTGGTGCCAGGATATCCTCCGTTGTCACGGGCATACTCATCCCCGGAGGAAGAGGCATACACCTAATGGGTCAAACAAATTTCACATTAGCCGTCATTTCAACAAAACACACCTGTGCCATGATATATACCTACAGTCAGCCTCCCCTAAAATAAAAGGGGTCTGCGCCTTACATCTACAATTGCCAAGATAACAAATGCACAACTGCCACTAATCAATGGTTTTAACGTTTAGCTAAGGGTTGTAGCACTAAGCAGCCAGGAGGTGGTGAGGGTGAGGCTGGCATGCCTCCCTTACTTATGCCGTATTCGAGAGCGGCACAGTGTGGCCATGCTGGGCACAGTGACGGTTACAATCCCACAGCACAGCCAGCACTTCCTCTCTCCCAGGAGCCCAGTGACATAGCAGGGTTAGTGCCTGCAGCACCTGCCCTCAAGCTATCCTTTCACCAGCAGCTCACACACTGAGATATGCACAAACGCACAACATTGTCCAGCCCATGACTTCAAATAAGCAAGGGAATCACATTTAAAATCATTTCTCCGATTTCTATTGTACCAAGACCGTGGGTTTGAACTAAAGGGGTATAGATAATACGCATGTATTGAATTAGGGGTGATATGGGTCCGTGACCCAATACTCTAATAGCCATTTGGTTAAATGGCCCTTCAAGGGTCCTATCAAGTTATTCCGAACCACAATGAATGCTACATTGAAAATGGCAAGCCATTCCAAACCTTTTTTCCCCTGCATGTGTCGGAAATGTCAAATCACTCCCCTAAAATTCAAATGGACACAAAGATCCCAGCTTCCTGACACTATAACCCATCACTCACGCTTTCTGGCATGTACGAGgtgaaagagggaagagagagaggctatgcTGCAAAGAATGCTAAACcagaaaacagattttttttctgtAATTTGATTTAACAGAGAGAAGTGGAAAGGGAATGGAGAGATGCACTTCTAATTACAGAGCCATCTGCCTGTTCCTGGACCTGGTCCAACTCCACAGGCAGCTGGGCTGAGGAGAgccgaggagagggagagggctgagagAAGCGGGGGCTGGGTgccagtcagcgagagagagcgaggttgCAATGGAGGGGGCGGGGGCAAAgagtggagagtgtgtgtgtggggggggaattAAGGCGCTGATGATTTATGAAATAGGCAGAGATAAGGCTGGGGTGGGGGACAGAATAAGGTCATCTAAATGACTTAAACAAAGCATGATATGGCCaggggagtcagtgtgtgtgtgaataggggCTTTTACTACCATCACGGTTCATTTGAGAGAACAAGGCGGAGATGGCTTCATTTAACAATAGGCTTGTCTTTCAGGGGAAACAATGTTGAGCGAATCCTCTGCTCTAGATAGATGTGTGGGGGAATGAAACAATGATTGCGGGTGGATAATTGTGTTCTTAGGAAGAAAGAATTTGGATTTCTGTGGAAAATTCTCACTAATGGCGGTTTAATGCAATTCAGGTTGTGACTGTGTGAGCATTTGTAAATCAAGTGATATAATATGACAATAGAATGGGCCTAGTAGAAAGCAATATCAACTTAGAGAAAATATCCTCTACATTAATAATACAACCACTGTAGTTCTGTATTATTACCACtgtgtggcgcagcggtctaaagcactgcatctcagtgctagaggcatcactacagaccatggtttgatccctggctgtatcacagtgatcgggagtcccatagcgcGGCACAAAATTGGCCCAGCTCTGTCCGGGTTCaggaagggtttggccggggtaggccgtcattgtaaaataagaatttgttcttaaccgacttgccaagttaaataaaaggttaaattacGGTTTCCcaactcggtcctcgggaccctAAGGGATACaagttttggtttttgccctagcacgcCATAgccgattcaaataatcaacaaaACCAAAatatgcaccccttggggtccgaAGGACAGACTTTGGGAAACGCTGGTCTAAGGAACTACATATACACATAGTAACAGTCAAAGAttgagacacctactcattctagcgTTTCTCTTAATTTGtactattctacattgtagaataataaagatatcaaaacaatgaaataacacatagggaatcatgtagtaataaaAGGAATTcttatatcaaaatatatttgagattcttcaaagtagccaccatttgccatGGCGACAGCTTTGgacacccttggcattctctcaaccagcttcatgaggtagtcacctggaatgcatttcaattaacaggtgtgccttgttaaaagttaatttgtggaatttatttccttcttaatgcgttggagccattcagttgtgttgtgacaaggtaggggtggtatacagaagatagggctatttggtaaaagaccaaatccatattatggcaagaacagctttatttaacctttatttaactaggcaagtcagttaagaacacagttttattgacaatgacagcctaggaacagtgggttaactgccttattcaggggcagaatgacagatttttacctcgtcagctcggggattcgatctagcaacctttcggttactagcccaacactaaccactaggctacctgccgcaaaGAGAAACAATAGTTCATCTTTAATTTAAGatgtgaaggtcagtcaatccggaccactacaggaaaggaagacccagagttacctctgctgcagaggatgagttcaatagagttaccagtctcagatattgcagcccaaataaatgcttcagagttcaagtaacagacacatctcaacatcaactgttcagaggagactacgtgaaatcaggccttcatggtcgaattggtgcaaagaaaccactactaaaggacaccaataataagaagatacttgcttgggccaagaaacacaagcaattgacattagaccggcGGAAATATTTCCtcaggtctgatgagtccaaatttgagattcttggttccaaccaccttgtctttgtgagacacaaagaggttaacggatgatctctgcacgtgtggttcccaccgtgaagcatggaggtgttggtgtaatggtgctttgctggtgacacagtctcTGATTTATTtaatagttgatgtcttcactattattctatgatgtagaaaacagtaaaaaataaagaaacctacttttgactggtactgtatgcatgTATTAAAAAacgtatgtggacaacccttgaAATTAGTAGATtaggttatttcagccacacccgttgctgacaggtgtataaaatcgagcacagccATCAATCTCAATagataaacattggcagtagaatggccttactgaagagctgtgactttcaacgtgcacagtcataggatgccgcctttcagtttgtcaaatttctgccctgctagctgccccggtcaactggaagtgttgttattgtaaagtggaaacgtctaggagcaacaacggctcagccgcgaagtggtaggccacacaagctcacagaacgggaccgccgagtgctgaagagcttagtgcgtaaaaatcatctgtcctcggttgcaacactcactaccgacttcctaactgcctctggaagcaacgtcagcacaataactgttcgttccggagcttcatgaaatggatttccatggccgagcagtcgctcacaagcctaagatcaccatgcgcaatgccaagcatcgactggaatggtgtaaagctcgccaccatcgcactctggagcagtggaaacgcgcttcaccatctggtagtccgacagacaaatctaggtcaggcggatgccaggagaacgctacctgccccaatgcatagtgccaactgtaaagtttggtggaggaggaataacagtCTGGGgccgtttttcatggttcagggcccttagttccagtgaagggtatTCTTACCACGACAGCATATGACAACATTTTATGATTCTGAGCTTCCTACTTTCTGGCAACAGTTTGGGttaggccccagtgcacaaagcgaggtccatataaTTCACACCTTTGGGAAttggcctaatcgcccaacatcagtgcccgacctcactaatgcttgtggctgaattgaAGTAAGTCCCTACAgaaatgttccagcatctagtagaaagccttcccaggagagtggaggctgttatagcagtaaagggtggggaccaactccatattaatgttgatgattttggaatgaaatgttcaacaagcaggtgtccacatacttttcatGTAGTGTAGATGGCACCATATTAAGGGGTAACAATACGCCTGAGGAATGGCCTGTGTTGTGTGTGACAtggaggttaggggttagggcaGGCCCTGATGTACAGGTATTAGAACTTTAGTTGAGGGGTCTGGCAGTTGGGTTAGAGAGCTAGAACTAGGCTACCACAGAGCTGAGGGTgcaaagggagagggagagagcacggTGAGGGAGAGAGCACGGTGAGGGAGAGAGCACGGTGAGGGAGAGAGCACGGTGAGGGGGGGACGGAGAGAGCACGGTGAGGGAGAGAGCACGGTGAGGGAGAGAGCACGGTGAGGGAGAGAGCACGGTGACGGTGAGGGAGAGCACGGTGAGGGAGAGCACGGTGAGCACGGTGAGGGAGAGCACGGTGAGGGAGAGCACGGTGAGGGAGAGCACGGTGAGGGGGAGAGCACGGTGAGGGAGAGCACGGTGACGGTGGGAGAGCACGGTGAGGGAGAGCACGGTGAGGGAGAGCACGGTGGGAGAGCACGGTGCACGGTGAGGAGAGCACGGTGCACGGTGGGAGAGCACGGTGAGGGAGAACACGGTGAGGGAGAGCACGGTGAGGGAGAGCACGGTGACGGTGAGGAGAGCACGGTGAGGGAGAGCACGGTGACGGTGGGAGAGCACGGTGAGGGAGAGCACGGTGAGGGAGAGCACGGTGAGGGAGAGCACGGTGAGGAGAGCACGGTGAGGGAGAGCACGGTGAGGGAGAGTGCACGGTGAGGAGAGCACGGTGAGGGAGAGCACGGTGAGGGAGAGCACGGTGAGGGAGAGCACGGTGAGGGAGAGCACGGTGAGGGAGAGCACGGTGAGGGAGAGCACGGTGAGGGAGAGCACGGTGAGGGAGAGCACGGTGAGGGAGAGCACGGTGAGGGAGAGCACGGTGAGGGAGAGCACGGTGAGGGAGAGCAGGACCATCAGCAGTCATTAATCTCGGCTCAGACACAGGCTAAGAGGACTTGCGAGCAGCACGCCTCACAACTGGGTCACTCATAGGGGGAGGCCTACCAGACCATCGTGTGTGGCGAAGCATAAGCGGACGGGTTGAGGGGGGCAACCAGGGGTTTTACATTCATTTACACTAAAACCACATGGCCATCGCTCAAACTGTGGGAGCGGCTGAGAGACGGGCCTCAAACCCAGGCTGTGTTTAATATTGCCTATGTGGTGCAGTCACGAACCCTGGCCACAGAGGTTTCACTATGACCGCCTTCGCTGCGGTGTCATATATGCATATATGAGAGCACAGGAGAGTGAATGTGCCCATGGTTTGGGTTACAGAAAATGTTTGCGTAATGACAATATATCATTTTAATGATCCCTGGCAGGGGGCCTTCCACTATTAGTTAAAAAGGCATCAGGCACCCTGAACACACTGGACCATCTTACAGGGCATTAGTTCAACAAAAAAACTCTACAGTGTTATTTACTACTGTTGGTTATTTGGAGGCTTTCTCAGCATCTGTAGCATTTGTCAGTGGAGCACAATGTAGACTAAAGTTATTCATTTGGTACTCTGTCAGTAGTCTGAGCCCAGTGTTGTAGAGACTAAATGTTTGTTTGGAAGCTCTCTCACACGCCTGCCAGTTGTTTGTCTGAGTGAGCAGAGGCCCTTTGGccctgcct is a genomic window containing:
- the LOC124037662 gene encoding transcription factor E2-alpha-like isoform X3; the protein is MNEQPQQRMAAVGTQDKELNDLLDFSAMFAPPVANGKNRPTTLASSQFGGSALDERSSSGSWGPGEQNSPSFNQGRGYGDGSHYNEHEGLSSPFLSSGIGGKNERVPYSSFGGQPGFLPSDIAMPSPDSMSPSGLKSASQFYPGSYPNNPRRRPPDGQLDTQPKKIRKPPGLPSSVYASSSGDEYARDNGGYPGTKPGSVYPGSFYMQEGLHPSSDPWASSGPLGQSGYSAMLGNSPHIGQPGSFSAINPQDRMVRTTPHYNYPLHGSEVNGSLAPGFHSGSGSYNHTSSINGADSIMANRGTTAGSSGDEIGKALASIYPSDHNSNNFSSTPSTPVGSPQGIAGAASQWPRPSGQSALSPNYEGQLHALQNKMEDRLEEAIHVLRSHAVQGPPGLGGGAHSDMHSLLSAVSSVHNGGLGGLSQAFSNAGLALSNRHPTMGGNHQEEPTGLPPSSTLLHGHHASGPPQSTGQPEGFTSLPGSVARSTHSSSGSDIKREDKEDDENSIADKSEDEKKETKRIRARKEALTLQILSGLSGLSDPGDDQEDEDDEDLPPEVKVEREKERRVANNARERLRVRDINEAFKELGRMCQLHLSNDKPQTKLLILHQAVNVILNLEQQVRERNLNPKAACLKRREEEKVSGVVGESPMQLSGGHPGMGGDGHNPVSHM
- the LOC124037662 gene encoding transcription factor E2-alpha-like isoform X2 — protein: MNEQPQQRMAAVGTQDKELNDLLDFSAMFAPPVANGKNRPTTLASSQFGGSALDERSSSGSWGPGEQNSPSFNQGRGYGDGSHYNEHEGLSSPFLSSGIGGKNERVPYSSFGGQPGFLPSDIAMPSPDSMSPSGLKSASQFYPGSYPNNPRRRPPDGQLDTQPKKIRKPPGLPSSVYASSSGDEYARDNGGYPGTKPGSVYPGSFYMQEGLHPSSDPWASSGPLGQSGYSAMLGNSPHIGQPGSFSAINPQDRMKRQPLPLSPQNYPLHGSEVNGSLAPGFHSGSGSYNHTSSINGADSIMANRGTTAGSSGDEIGKALASIYPSDHNSNNFSSTPSTPVGSPQGIAGAASQWPRPSGQSALSPNYEGQLHALNKMEDRLEEAIHVLRSHAVQGPPGLGGGAHSDMHSLLSAVSSVHNGGLGGLSQAFSNAGLALSNRHPTMGGNHQEEPTGLPPSSTLLHGHHASGPPQSTGQPEGFTSLPGSVARSTHSSSGSDIKREDKEDDENSIADKSEDEKKETKRIRARKEALTLQILSGLSGLSDPGDDQEDEDDEDLPPEVKVEREKERRVANNARERLRVRDINEAFKELGRMCQLHLSNDKPQTKLLILHQAVNVILNLEQQVRERNLNPKAACLKRREEEKVSGVVGESPMQLSGGHPGMGGDGHNPVSHM
- the LOC124037662 gene encoding transcription factor E2-alpha-like isoform X4; translation: MNEQPQQRMAAVGTQDKELNDLLDFSAMFAPPVANGKNRPTTLASSQFGGSALDERSSSGSWGPGEQNSPSFNQGRGYGDGSHYNEHEGLSSPFLSSGIGGKNERVPYSSFGGQPGFLPSDIAMPSPDSMSPSGLKSASQFYPGSYPNNPRRRPPDGQLDTQPKKIRKPPGLPSSVYASSSGDEYARDNGGYPGTKPGSVYPGSFYMQEGLHPSSDPWASSGPLGQSGYSAMLGNSPHIGQPGSFSAINPQDRMNYPLHGSEVNGSLAPGFHSGSGSYNHTSSINGADSIMANRGTTAGSSGDEIGKALASIYPSDHNSNNFSSTPSTPVGSPQGIAGAASQWPRPSGQSALSPNYEGQLHALQNKMEDRLEEAIHVLRSHAVQGPPGLGGGAHSDMHSLLSAVSSVHNGGLGGLSQAFSNAGLALSNRHPTMGGNHQEEPTGLPPSSTLLHGHHASGPPQSTGQPEGFTSLPGSVARSTHSSSGSDIKREDKEDDENSIADKSEDEKKETKRIRARKEALTLQILSGLSGLSDPGDDQEDEDDEDLPPEVKVEREKERRVANNARERLRVRDINEAFKELGRMCQLHLSNDKPQTKLLILHQAVNVILNLEQQVRERNLNPKAACLKRREEEKVSGVVGESPMQLSGGHPGMGGDGHNPVSHM
- the LOC124037662 gene encoding transcription factor E2-alpha-like isoform X6, which codes for MFAPPVANGKNRPTTLASSQFGGSALDERSSSGSWGPGEQNSPSFNQGRGYGDGSHYNEHEGLSSPFLSSGIGGKNERVPYSSFGGQPGFLPSDIAMPSPDSMSPSGLKSASQFYPGSYPNNPRRRPPDGQLDTQPKKIRKPPGLPSSVYASSSGDEYARDNGGYPGTKPGSVYPGSFYMQEGLHPSSDPWASSGPLGQSGYSAMLGNSPHIGQPGSFSAINPQDRMKRQPLPLSPQNYPLHGSEVNGSLAPGFHSGSGSYNHTSSINGADSIMANRGTTAGSSGDEIGKALASIYPSDHNSNNFSSTPSTPVGSPQGIAGAASQWPRPSGQSALSPNYEGQLHALQNKMEDRLEEAIHVLRSHAVQGPPGLGGGAHSDMHSLLSAVSSVHNGGLGGLSQAFSNAGLALSNRHPTMGGNHQEEPTGLPPSSTLLHGHHASGPPQSTGQPEGFTSLPGSVARSTHSSSGSDIKREDKEDDENSIADKSEDEKKETKRIRARKEALTLQILSGLSGLSDPGDDQEDEDDEDLPPEVKVEREKERRVANNARERLRVRDINEAFKELGRMCQLHLSNDKPQTKLLILHQAVNVILNLEQQVRERNLNPKAACLKRREEEKVSGVVGESPMQLSGGHPGMGGDGHNPVSHM
- the LOC124037662 gene encoding transcription factor E2-alpha-like isoform X1 gives rise to the protein MNEQPQQRMAAVGTQDKELNDLLDFSAMFAPPVANGKNRPTTLASSQFGGSALDERSSSGSWGPGEQNSPSFNQGRGYGDGSHYNEHEGLSSPFLSSGIGGKNERVPYSSFGGQPGFLPSDIAMPSPDSMSPSGLKSASQFYPGSYPNNPRRRPPDGQLDTQPKKIRKPPGLPSSVYASSSGDEYARDNGGYPGTKPGSVYPGSFYMQEGLHPSSDPWASSGPLGQSGYSAMLGNSPHIGQPGSFSAINPQDRMKRQPLPLSPQNYPLHGSEVNGSLAPGFHSGSGSYNHTSSINGADSIMANRGTTAGSSGDEIGKALASIYPSDHNSNNFSSTPSTPVGSPQGIAGAASQWPRPSGQSALSPNYEGQLHALQNKMEDRLEEAIHVLRSHAVQGPPGLGGGAHSDMHSLLSAVSSVHNGGLGGLSQAFSNAGLALSNRHPTMGGNHQEEPTGLPPSSTLLHGHHASGPPQSTGQPEGFTSLPGSVARSTHSSSGSDIKREDKEDDENSIADKSEDEKKETKRIRARKEALTLQILSGLSGLSDPGDDQEDEDDEDLPPEVKVEREKERRVANNARERLRVRDINEAFKELGRMCQLHLSNDKPQTKLLILHQAVNVILNLEQQVRERNLNPKAACLKRREEEKVSGVVGESPMQLSGGHPGMGGDGHNPVSHM
- the LOC124037662 gene encoding transcription factor E2-alpha-like isoform X5; its protein translation is MNEQPQQRMAAVGTQDKELNDLLDFSAMFAPPVANGKNRPTTLASSQFGGSALDERSSSGSWGPGEQNSPSFNQGRGYGDGSHYNEHEGLSSPFLSSGIGGKNERVPYSSFGGQPGFLPSDIAMPSPDSMSPSGLKSASQFYPGSYPNNPRRRPPDGQLDTQPKKIRKPPGLPSSVYASSSGDEYARDNGGYPGTKPGSVYPGSFYMQEGLHPSSDPWASSGPLGQSGYSAMLGNSPHIGQPGSFSAINPQDRMKRQPLPLSPQNYPLHGSEVNGSLAPGFHSGSGSYNHTSSINGADSIMANRGTTAGSSGDEIGKALASIYPSDHNSNNFSSTPSTPVGSPQGIAGAASQWPRPSGQSALSPNYEGQLHALQNKMEDRLEEAIHVLRSHAVQGPPGLGGGAHSDMHSLLSAVSSVHNGGLGGLSQAFSNAGLALSNRHPTMGGNHQEEPTGLPPSSTLLHGHHASGPPQSTGQPEGFTSLPGSVARSTHSSSGSDIKREDKEDDENSIADKSEDEKKETKRIRASQEDEDDEDLPPEVKVEREKERRVANNARERLRVRDINEAFKELGRMCQLHLSNDKPQTKLLILHQAVNVILNLEQQVRERNLNPKAACLKRREEEKVSGVVGESPMQLSGGHPGMGGDGHNPVSHM